In the Dermochelys coriacea isolate rDerCor1 chromosome 25, rDerCor1.pri.v4, whole genome shotgun sequence genome, one interval contains:
- the LOC119848381 gene encoding activated RNA polymerase II transcriptional coactivator p15-like — translation MPKSKELVETTTSDSGSDAENEKKRKKEMPSKPEKRPKTEAKTSKVATKSQGQDSEEEGMFQIGKMRYVRVSCFKGKVLVDIREFYIDKEGDTKPGRKGIALSAEQWNHLKEIIPDIDAAVKKF, via the exons ATGCCCAAGTCCAAGGAGCTTGTGGAAACAACCACTTCAGACAGTGGGTCTGATGCTGAGAATGAAAAG aaaagaaaaaaggagatgCCGTCCAAGCCGGAGAAAAGGCCAAAAACTGAGGCCAAAACTTCCAAGGTGGCAACAAAAAGTCAAGGGCAAGACAGTGAAGAGGAGGGCATGTTCCAG ATTGGGAAGATGCGCTATGTCCGAGTGTCCTGCTTTAAGGGGAAAGTCCTTGTGGATATCCGAGAATTCTACATAGATAAGGAGGGGGACACTAAACCTGGGAGAAAAG GGATTGCCTTATCTGCCGAACAGTGGAACCACTTGAAGGAGATCATTCCAGACATTGATGCTGCAGTCAAGAAATTCTAA